TCATGGGTTTACTCCCTGAGGTTTCGCCGGTTTTTGCTTGTTTTGTTTCCTGGGTTTTCTCCCGCAGATTTCGCTGATCTTCGCAGATTTTTTGCCTGTTCTTTTTCCTGGGGTTACTCCCTGAGGTTTTGCTGATTTTTGCTTGTTTTGTTTCCTGGGTTTTCTCCCGCAGATTTCGCTGATCTTCGCAGATTTTTTGCCTGTTCTTTTTCCTGGGGTTACTCCCTGAGGTTTTGCTGATTTTTGCTTGTTTTGTTTCCTGGGTTTTCTCCCGCAGATTTCGCTGATCTTCGCAGATTTTTTGCCTGTTCTTTTTCCTGGGGTTACTCCCTGTGTTTTCGCTGATTTTTTCTTGTTTTGTTTCTTTGTTTTGCTCCCGCAGATTTCGCTGATCTTCGCAGATTTTTTGCTTGTTCTTTTTCTTAGTTTTACTCCCTGAGTTTTCGCTGATTTTTTCTTGTTTTATTTCTTGATTTTACTCCCGCAGATTTCGCTGATCTTCGCAGATTTTTTACTTGTTCTTTTTCTTGGGGTTACTCCCTGAGGTTTTGCCGGTTTTTTCTTGTTTTAATTCTTTGTTTTACTCCCGCTGATTTCGCTGGTCTTCGCAGATTTTTTGCTTGTTCTTTTTCATGGGTTTACTCCCTGAGGTTTTGCCGGTTTTTTCTTGTTTTGTTTCCTGGTTTTACTCCCGCTGATTTCGCTGATCTTCGCAGATTTTTTGCCTGTTCTTTTTCCTGGGGTTACTCCCTGAGGTTTTGCCGGTTTTTGCTTGTTTTATTTCCTGGGTTTACTCCCGCTGATTTCGCTGATCTTCGCAGATTTTTTGCTTGTTCTTTTTCATGGGTTTACTCCTGAGGTTTCGCCGGTTTTGCTTGTTTTGTTTCCTGGGTTTTCTCCCGCAGATTTCGCTGATCTTCGCAGATTTTTTGCCTGTTCTTTTTCCTGGGGTTACTCCCTGAGGTTTTGCCGGTTTTTGCTTGTTTTGTTTCCTGGTTTTACTCCCGCAGATTTCGCTGGTCTTCGCAGATTTTTTGCCTGTTCTTTTTCCTGGGTTTACTCCCTGAGGTTTTGCTGATTTTTGCTTGTTTTGTTTCCTGGGTTTTCTCCCGCAGATTTCGCTGATCTTCGCAGATTTTTTGCCTGTTCTTTTTCCTGGGGTTACTCCCTGAGGTTTTGCCGGTTTTTGCTTGTTTTGTTTCCTGGTTTTACTCCCGCAGATTTCGCTGGTCTTCGCAGATTTTTTGCCTGTTCTTTTTCCTGGGTTTACTCCCTGAGGTTTTGCTGATTTTTGCTTGTTTTGTTTCCTGGTTTTACTCCCGCAGATTTCATTGATCTTCGCAGATTTTTTGCCTGTTCTTTTTCCTGGGGTTACTCCCTGAGGTTTTGCCGGTTTTTTCTTGTTTTGTTTCTTGGGTTTTCTCCCGCAGATTTCGCTGATCTTCGCAGATTTTTTGCCTGTCCTTTTTCCTGGGGTTACTCCCTGAGGTTTTGCTGATTTTTTCTTGTTTTATTTCTTGGTTTTACTCCCTGTGTTTTCGCTGATTTTTTCTTGTTTTATTTCTTGGGTTTGCTCCCGCAGATTTCGCTGATTTTCGCAGATTTTTTTCTTGTTCTTTTTCCTGGGTTTACTCCCTCAGATTTCGCTGATCTTCGCTGACTTTTTGCTTGTTTTTTTTCTTGGGGTTACTCCCTGAGTTTTTGCTGATTTCGCAGATTTTTGCTTGTTTTTTTCTTTTTTTGCTGATTGGGGTTGGAATTATTTTTGTTTTATTTTTTAATTCCAAGAATTGCCGGAATATCCCAGATATTTTCATAAAACGGTCCCCACCGGTTGTGTTTAGCCTGCAATTCTTCCCGTTTCCAGAAAAACAGTTCGTGGGCGGTAAACAGATATCCGAACTGATAGACGGTTTTGCTTTTTTTAGGCATACACAGGTCTTCCAATGGATAGCGATATTTTTTTTCCATGTGTCTGACCAATTCGATGGCTTGATTTCTGAAAGTTTGGGCTTGGTCTAAAAAGGCGGCAGACGGCAAACCGGTTTGGGAAATTGAATGCTGCTCCAATCGTCTGTATATAAGGTATAGCAGGGTGGAACGCCGGTGTTTTGCCCGTAGCTGAACTACGTCCAGTGCTGTTTTTATTTCGTCAAAAAACGGGTTTTGGTTCAGGGAATCTTGCCGGAGTTCATCAAAGCCGGCAGTCAGGTTTTCATACTTTTGAATAAAAGTATCGAGCAAGGCGATATCTGAGGCGAGCAATTTTTGTAAAAAACCGGCATCCGATTTTCGGGACAACCAGCGATATTGCCAATCGGGACGGGGCTGAAACTGAAGTCTGAACTGCTCAAAAGGCAATTCGTCCGAAACCGTTTGGACGGCGAGGTATTGAATCAGATTTTTATCGCGGATAAAAGAATTATGCAATTCCAGACAATCATTCAGGAACCGGGTTTGATGTTCGTTTTCGGTCAGACGAAAAAAGTATCCGGTAAAATCGGGTACTAAGGCATTACCGTTCACCGAGGTTTCCCAACACCAGTTGGCAATGCTCCAGTCAATCAGCCAGTAGCCCCATTCCCATCCGCTGCTGAAGGTGATATGTCCGTCAATGCCGAGGCTATGGGTGTATAAAATATCCGAAAGACGGGCACTGAGGTAGGTGGGAAAAAACAAGGGGATGGAAATGTCAAAATTAACCCAATAGGCAGATTCGGGGAAATACCAGGTTTCGCGTTTGGACATTTCCTTTTTAAGGGCATCTCTGAGATGAAACAAGTTTTTGTTTTGGTAAACGGGCGCAATCCCGTCATTCAATCCGTAAAACATGACCGTATGAACAAAAATACCCCGAAGGCTGTCGGCAAAAACCGGTTCGTTTTCAAACAGATGTTTCCGGCTGTTATCGTTGAGCATTTCTTCCTTTTTCACGACGTGCATCCGGCTCACGAGTTTGCAATCCTGGTCTAAAAGTTTCCGGTGCAATAAACTAAGGAGTTCATTTTTCTTTTTGGTGTTTCCGGCCGAAAATTCGGTAGCCGAAAACTCGACATTCCAGACATCCCAGGGGATTTGGAGTAAAACTTCGACATTGCGGGACAATTGTTTTTCTTTTTTCTCAAAAGAAAAAGGAGGGGTTTGATACAATTGAAAAGCCTTTTGCTGAAGCATATTGAGGGATAAATCCAACCCGGCAAAGACCCCTCTGAGGTGCATATAGTTTACCAAACGGGCGGCATGAGGCATCCATCGTTCTAAATCTACGGAATTGAGCAAATTAAATTCGAAGTAATTCTGTCTGTTTCTGACCAACCAGTCAATGTATTCTCTGACCATTTCCCAGGCACCGTTAATTTCCGGGTTTAACAGGGCTTCTGCAAGTTCGGTGGGGTGCATGGTATGAAGGTGGAAACCCATTTTGTCAAAACGGGGCTTGCTTTCTAAGGTTAAAGGAGCGGGTAACTGCCATTGGGACAAATCGGGGATTTTTGTTTGGCGGGGATGGTAAAAAGAAAAGCCCAGCACATCTTGCAATAATCCGTAAAGGGCGGCACTAAGTCCGTGTATCGAGCGCACGTTCAACACGATGCGGTCAGGTTTGAGGTCAATCGAGTAACTAAGGTCATAGACCGGCATTTTTGACGGGTCTTTTTGAATAGTTTTGTCAAGCACAAGCATTGCCAAAGGGTCTAAATCAATGACGATATCGTCCAAAGGATTTGCGGTCTTGTTGACTAAAAATCCGACTTTGGCAGCACTGAGCAAACCGGTCAAATCGGCGATTGTCAGGTTAAGTCCCTCGTTTTTCAAACAATCCTCAGGGACCCTGAGCACGAAGTTTTTACCTGAGGCAGTCAAAGTAGAAATTAAGAGTGCAGGCAAGAGGAACAGAAGGCAGAAGAGAACCGGTGTTTTCATCCCGAATAGAATTTAGATGTTGCGGGGGTAAAAATAAGGACTGAAAACCGGTTGGAACAAAAAAATAAAGCGGCTCATCTTTTTTAAGAGAGAGCCGCTTTTTGAAAAAAATTTTTTACTAATCAAGCAAGTTTAGAATGGTATGAGGCTGATGCCGATATTCAGGGGTTGCAAATCAGGTCCCCTGTTGTCTTTAAACAAAGATTGAGGAGAGTAGTTTGTATAAAAATTGATAGGACCAATTCCGATAGTTCCGACAAATCCGTAGCGCAGTTTGTTGAGGTTGAAATCGTCCCGGACTTTGTCGTTGCCTTCTTCGTCGCTTTTTTGACGGGTATGAGCGCCGATTAACAAGCCGCCATAAACACCTGCGCCAATTCTGAAAGATTTTTTAGATTTTTTGGGATTGCTTTCGTAGCCGAACATCAATGGAATATTCATCACGGTAGTTACCAGCTTGTTTTTCTTATAGTCCATATTTTCATTGACCAGAACTTCGAGCGGGTTCGTATTTTTAACTAAGGTAATCGGGTTGTCAAAGCTATAATTGCTGAAGTTAAAACCCAGCCCGTAAGAAATGTTGAGGTGGTTTTGAGCAAAACTAATTTTTTGTCTGAAAGCATGAAGGTTGTAATCTAAAGAACGTCCATAACGCTGTTCAAAATTACTCAACTCGTCCGGCATGTTAAAAGAGCCGTTATTCAGATAGGTGCTTACGCCCATGTCAAACAAAATATACCGGGTTTTAATGCGGCTTTTTTTCTTCTCTTTATGGATAATCTCGTGAACGGCTTCTTCACTGTCAGGATGGGTGCGCACTTTAACCCGTACTCTGTCTTTTAATTCCTGTTCTTGCAACATCTCGAGTTCTCTTTGCAGTTCTTCCTGCGCTTCTTCCAGTTCGCGTTGTGCTTCTTCCATTTCGCGCTCGGCTTCTTCCATTTCTCGTTGAGCTTCTTCATTATTGAGGTCTTGTTGTTCCCTCATTCTGTTGAGTTGGTTTCTCAGCTCTTCTTTGGCGCGTTGCATTTGTCTTTGAGCTTCACGGAGTTGTTCTTCAATTTTGTTATGGTCAATATCTATGTCCACATTGATGTTTTCCAAACCTTTAAAGGCTTCCCGAATCGCTGCTTCAATTTCTTCACTAAGTTCAAAGTTGTCGGTATCTACGTTGATTTCAAGTTCTTCCTTTTCACCTTTAGCTTTTTTGTTTTTATCCACAATCTGTACTTTGATGGTTTTCCCTACATTGATCACCGTAGTGTCTGAAGGAGGAGCGGCAGGAGGAACAGGGGGTTTCGCGACATCTGAAGGAGCAGGCGGAGGCGGAGGCGGCGTTGGGGCAACCTGTGCAACAACATAAATGTTGAACAAAACTAAGGCAGAAAAAATCAGGTTTTTCATTTTAAAATTATTTAAAGGTTATTGATTGAATAAGTCTTTGAAAAATTGGTGCGTGTTGGAGTTAACAGAAAAGGAAAAGGTAATGGCCGGGTTGGCAATATTGGTTTTATCGGCATAAGATTCAGGGACTAAAGCATCCACCACCTGAGCAAATATGCTTTCTTCGTTGTCTTCTTTTTTCTCCGGCCGGGAGTTGTTTTTACGGTCAGAGATTTTTTTACCTACTGCTTTAGCCAGTTTATTGGCAAGTGCGATTTGTTCTTTATCCTCCTGATAAGATTCAGGCGTTTTTTCTAAAGCAGGCAGATAAGAGTTGGGTAAAAAAGCAAGTGTTCCGGCATTTTGGCGATGTTCTTCGACTAATTTTGACGGAATAGAGGTCAGCAAAGCCGGGGAGTTAATGTTTGTACGTTGTTGAATTTCCGGCAATGGATTAGAAGGGTTTTGTAGGGTTAAGTTCTGATTGGAGAGTTGGTTGTTTTGAAGTTGTTTATTTTGAGATGGGGTAGAATTTCCTTTTGTTTGTACGGTTCGTTTAGCCGGTTTAGCGGGTTGAGTTTGTTTTTGGCTGGCGACTGAATTGTCTAAAGCCTCTACCGGAGTTGCTGTTTCAACCAAATCATTTTCGGGCTGTTTTTCTGAATTGATGATCTCCTGGGCAGGAATATTGACGGCAACCGGAGGGATATTTAGAATGGGTTCGGTCAAAATTTGTTTTTTCATAACCAACCATCCGATTGAGAACAACAAAAAGGAAGCAGCCAAAGAATAGATTATAAACTTAGGGGCATGATTACCCCAGAAAGGAACGGTATGTTTAGGCTCTTCTTTTTTAAGCGAGTTTTTATTGGTAAAAACAATCTCCAAATCAGGAACTAAAACCGGCATATCGGCGGCAAGAAGATTAATTTCCTCTTCAATTTCAGGATGCAAAGCAAGAAACTCCTGAAATTGAATGACTACATTTTCGGGAAGGTTGCCTTCTAAATAATCGAGAATAAATTCTTCGTAATTATGGAGATTGATATTCATTTAAAATAGAGGATTTGAAATTTTGAGAGAATGGTTTAACCTGTTTTATTGTAAAATTTTATCATGACCGACTAAAAACTGCTGCATTTTTTGTCTTGCGCGATAGATATACACTTTCACCTGCGATTCGGAAAGTTCAGTAATCGTTGCGATTTCGTCATAAGCATAGCCTTCATAATCCCGCAACAAGAGCACCGATTTTTGAATTTCGCTGAGCATGTTCAACCCATAATTCAGCAAGTCTTTCAGTTCAGAGGCAGGTTTTGCATAACTAATAGCTGCATCTTCTGCAAATTCTTCTGCATGTTCAATACGGTTGTTTTTTCGAATAAAGTCAATCATATTCTTATGCGCTACACTGAACAGAAAAGATTTGGCTTTTTCCATCATCACATTACCTATGTTTTTCCATAGAATTTCAAAAGCATTCTGTACGATGTCTTCAGAGTCCGCTTCATTACGAAGGTTTTTCAGAATAAATCTGTACAGGCTATCCGAGTAAAGTTCTACGCAATTATTGTACTCTTTAGTTGTCATACGGTTGTAAATCGAATAAGCATGGGATAAAGTTACAGCCCACTCAAAATTTTTTTAAATTTTTTTAACTATGCGAGGAAGAAGGTCTAAATACTAAAGAAAACACCGCAAACCCAGCATTTTAATTGCCTGATTTGCGGTGTGTTCAGAATGATACCGCCGAAAATTCACCTTATTTCATACGGTCAGTTCTTCTTCTTCTTCAGCGTCTTCCATTTTGTTGATGGTTACTTCGCGTTTTAATTGTTTGGTATAAAGGTGATAATACATCCCCCTTTTTGCCATCAGGGTTTGGTGGTTACCTTCCTCAGCAATATTTCCTTCTTTGATAACCAATATCCGGTCGCAGTGTTTAATGGTCGAAAGCCGGTGAGCAATGATTACCGAAGTTCGTCCTTTAATCATTTGTTCAATTCCGCTTTGAATTCTGGCTTCGGTTAAAGTATCCACCGATGAGGTGGCTTCGTCCATAATCAAAATGCGGGGGTCAATAATTAAAGCTCTTGCAAAAGAGATGATTTGACGTTCACCCATCGAGAGGTTATCGCCGTTACTTTCCACTTTTTCATCAAGGCGATTGATAAAACTTTCACCACCCACGAGGTTCAAGGCATAAATTACCTGTTCATCGGTTGCTTCAGGAATGGCATATTTCACATTATCGCGAATCGTGCCTTCAAAAAGGTGGGGAGTTTGCAAAACAATACCCAGTTGACGGTGCAAGCTATGTTGGGTTTTGCCGGTATAATCTTCCCCATCTATGGTGATAGTCCCGCTGTTTATCGGATAAAACCTGCAAATCAGATTCGCAATAGTAGATTTTCCGTGCCCGGTAGGTCCTACCAAAGCAATAGATTGTCCTGCTTTGATATGAAGGTTAAAGTTTTTCAACACCGGTTTGTCGGGATGGTAATGAAAAGTAACCTCCTTGAAAACGATTTCACCTTTAATCTTTTCAAAAGAAGTAGCATCGGGGGAGTCGGTAATTTCAGGTTGTTCGTCAATGAGTGAAAAAATCCTTTCACCTGCCGATAAACTGCCTTGCGCCAGTGCATAAAAGCGCGAAATATCTATAATTGGTATAAATATTTGGGTGGCATAACTGAAAAATGCGGTTAATGTTCCAATTGTAATCGCAGCGGGAACGGCTAAAACCATTTTCGCCCCGGCCAAAAGAACAAAAGCAGCCGCAGTAGAGCCTATAAGAATGACCATAGGAAAATACATTGCCGTATAATATGCTGCTTTATAGGAGGCAGTCCGCATTTTGTCGCTAACATCGTTAAACTCATCGCTTACTCTTTTTTCCTGTGTGGTTACTTTATTGACCTCAATCCCATTGATATGCTCAGAATACGAAGCAGTTAGTTCGCTGTTCAGTTTACGGGCTTTTCGGGAAAAGTGCAAAATCAACATTCTGATTTTTATCGAGATAAAGAACAAAACAGGTAAAGAGAGCAATACAATAAGGGCAAGTTTCCAATTATAGAAAAACATAGCCCCAAGACAGGCAATAATCATCGTTATTCCCCAGATTACCTCCAGAAAACCCCATGAAATCAGTTCGGTTACCCGTTGAGTATCAGAGCTAATCCTCGAAAGCAGCCAACCGCTTGCTTGTTTGTCATAAAAAGAAAAAGATAATTCCTGTAAACGACCAAACATCTCCTTGCGCAATTCATACATCACGGTTTCTTCAAGAAAACCGGCATTCCGGATAAAAACATAAACGCCGGCAACCTGAAATATGGCATTGATAAAAAACAAAGACACATAGTATATCAGTTGGCTGTACTCAACAACAGGAGTAATGCCTTTGCCTGAAGCCTCAACAGCGGTATTTACCGCAGGAACGATGGCATGGTCTAAAAAATTCATCCAGATTAAAGGGTAAATGGCATCGGTAATACCCACCAGCATGACCGAAGCCACAAAAACCCAGAAAATCTTTTTATGTCTGTAAGAATAAGTAAACAATCGGGATAAAAAGGGCCATAATGCGCCCTTCCCGGTAAATTCTTTTTCCTGAAATTGTTGGATATGTTCCATAAGATTGAAGTTTTAATTTAAAATTTCATTTTCGATGGCAACTTGTACCTGATAAATCTGGCGATAGAAACCATCTTCGTTCAAAAGTTCTTCGGGAGTTCCGAACTGGGCTACTTCACCTTTCTGCATCACTAAAATATGGTCGGCATGATGAACAGAGGTTACGCGGTGAGCAATGATAAACAAAGTTTTGTTGCCGGTATATCCTGTAAGGGCTTGGTGAATATCATATTCAGTTTCGGTATCAACGGCAGATGTTGCATCATCCAGGACAACAATATCAGGCGTTTCTAACAGGGTTCTTGCAAGGGTTACCCGTTGCTTTTGCCCGCCCGAAAGTGAAACCCCTTTTTCACCAACCATAGTTTCGTAGCCTTGCGGGAAAATGTGGATCATTTCATGAATACTGGCGGCCCTCGAGGCTTCAATCAATTTTTCATCTTCAACATCAGGGTTGGTATAGGCAATATTCCTTTTAATAGTGGTTGAAAATAAAAAGGGCTTTTGCAAAACAACACCGATGCGATTTCTGAGAAACTGTTTATTGTATAGGTTCAGGTTGATGCCATCCAGCAAAATTTCACCCTTATCAGGCTCATAAAATCGGGTAAGCAAGGCTATGATGGTTGATTTTCCGGCACCTGTTGGCCCCATAAGGGCAATTTTTTGCCCAGGGTTTACTTTGAAAGATACGTTTTTTAAAACAAAATCTTCACTGCCCGGATATTTGAACCAAACGTTTCTAAACTCAACCTGTCCTTTAACTTTGTCCGAATCAATTCCTTTATAGTCTTCTTCAGGTGAGTCCATAATGCTTGAAAGCCGTTCGATGGCTACTAAAGACATACTCATCTGGGAAATAACCCTGCCAATATTTCTCATTGGCCAACTTACCATGACAATATAAGAATAGAACGCCGTCAGTTCTCCAATGGTGATGATTTGATTCAGAGCAAAATATCCGCCGGCAAGTATGGAAATAGTTATTTGAAGATGGAATACAAAATCCGACAAAGGCCAGAAAATGGCATGAAGCTGGATATGCCGCAATCCTATTTTTAGTTTCGCCTGATTTTGTTTTTCAAATTTTTCGTTTTCTGCATCTTCACGGGCAAATGCTTTTACTACCCTGATGCCGCCAAGGTTTTCTTCAACAATAGAGGTCAATTTGTCTTGTTCAGCCTCGTGTTCCTCCCAAACTTTACTTTCGCGTTTAAAAAACACAAAAGACTGGATGAAAATAACAGGTGCCAAACATATTGCGATGATTGCGTAGGTCGGATTCATGCCAAACATCATATAAAACGACATGAGAAATACCGTGCCCAATAAAACGACATCCACAACCTGAGTTCCGATAAAGCGTTTTACCGTATCCACATCTCCGGTACATCGTTGAATAAGTTCACCGGTAGTAGCGGTTATGTGAAAACTCATCGGTAGTTTTTGCAAATGGGCAAACAGCAGATCTCTCAGCCTTTTAATGGCTTTTTCAGTGCTGTCGGCGGCTATAGCACTCGAAATAAACATGAGCGAACTTCTCAATAGCGCAATTGCGATATAAATCAGCGCTACATAAATCAGTATAATGGTGATGTTTGCCGGGTTAAAATCGGGTAATATGTTAAATATAAATTTGCCAAAACGGTCGGTAACCTCTGAGTTGCCGGTTTGATACCAACTTATCACTCCGTCAATGGTGATTTGCAACACTTTAGGCTCCAACATCCTGAACAAGGTGGAGATGATCAATAATATAGCCGCAAGGAGGTAAAAAGGTTTCCATTTATGTAAAATGGAAAAAAGTTTGTAGAAGTTTTGCATAGTTGTGGTAGTTAATGTTGTGTTGATGTCATGTATTTAAAAGAAAAAACCGCAAACAATTTGTTGAGAAGTGTTTGCGGTTCTGAAACTTAAAGCTGATTTACTTTGGCAAAAAAAGCCAATGTTCCCATCGCAAACCCATTACAACTACTGATTGAACATCAGTGTATTCTCTTGTCAGGGCAAAGGTGAAGTATGAAGGGAGTGCGATTTTTTGCATGTTTTTTACCATTTTAATAATCCGGAAGAACGGATTTGATTACTGAAAAGGCATCAGGAAAACAAAATAGACTGTAATCAAAAGTTTCCCGATTTGAAACATTTTACTAAAACCAAAACCATGTTTTAAAAGTTCCGCCCAAAGAAAAAAAATATGCACTTAACCCAAAATAATGCTGAAATCAACACCGGACAACTTTATATTTGCCAATTCAACGGTTTTCGCAACAGGCTTATGGAAATTTAAATTTTATGCTTTTATATGAAAGGGTTAAAAGTTTTTTTAGTAATTACTTCAATTTCTTTATTAGCCATTATTGTTGCCTTTATTTTCTTCTATTTTATCTGGATAGGGAAGGTTGGAAATCCTTTGACCCAAACCGATAAAGTTCAGACGCTGACTTCTATACTTGCTTTGTTTTTAGGAACTGCCGCAGCACTTGGAAGTGCTATTGCAGCACTCAAAGTGGCATCATTGGGCTTAGAAATTTCACATCAACAGGAACGGAGGGACAGTCTTGCTTTTGTGGATGCAAAA
This is a stretch of genomic DNA from Sphingobacteriales bacterium. It encodes these proteins:
- a CDS encoding outer membrane beta-barrel protein; this translates as MKNLIFSALVLFNIYVVAQVAPTPPPPPPAPSDVAKPPVPPAAPPSDTTVINVGKTIKVQIVDKNKKAKGEKEELEINVDTDNFELSEEIEAAIREAFKGLENINVDIDIDHNKIEEQLREAQRQMQRAKEELRNQLNRMREQQDLNNEEAQREMEEAEREMEEAQRELEEAQEELQRELEMLQEQELKDRVRVKVRTHPDSEEAVHEIIHKEKKKSRIKTRYILFDMGVSTYLNNGSFNMPDELSNFEQRYGRSLDYNLHAFRQKISFAQNHLNISYGLGFNFSNYSFDNPITLVKNTNPLEVLVNENMDYKKNKLVTTVMNIPLMFGYESNPKKSKKSFRIGAGVYGGLLIGAHTRQKSDEEGNDKVRDDFNLNKLRYGFVGTIGIGPINFYTNYSPQSLFKDNRGPDLQPLNIGISLIPF
- a CDS encoding RNA polymerase sigma factor: MTTKEYNNCVELYSDSLYRFILKNLRNEADSEDIVQNAFEILWKNIGNVMMEKAKSFLFSVAHKNMIDFIRKNNRIEHAEEFAEDAAISYAKPASELKDLLNYGLNMLSEIQKSVLLLRDYEGYAYDEIATITELSESQVKVYIYRARQKMQQFLVGHDKILQ
- a CDS encoding ABC transporter ATP-binding protein codes for the protein MEHIQQFQEKEFTGKGALWPFLSRLFTYSYRHKKIFWVFVASVMLVGITDAIYPLIWMNFLDHAIVPAVNTAVEASGKGITPVVEYSQLIYYVSLFFINAIFQVAGVYVFIRNAGFLEETVMYELRKEMFGRLQELSFSFYDKQASGWLLSRISSDTQRVTELISWGFLEVIWGITMIIACLGAMFFYNWKLALIVLLSLPVLFFISIKIRMLILHFSRKARKLNSELTASYSEHINGIEVNKVTTQEKRVSDEFNDVSDKMRTASYKAAYYTAMYFPMVILIGSTAAAFVLLAGAKMVLAVPAAITIGTLTAFFSYATQIFIPIIDISRFYALAQGSLSAGERIFSLIDEQPEITDSPDATSFEKIKGEIVFKEVTFHYHPDKPVLKNFNLHIKAGQSIALVGPTGHGKSTIANLICRFYPINSGTITIDGEDYTGKTQHSLHRQLGIVLQTPHLFEGTIRDNVKYAIPEATDEQVIYALNLVGGESFINRLDEKVESNGDNLSMGERQIISFARALIIDPRILIMDEATSSVDTLTEARIQSGIEQMIKGRTSVIIAHRLSTIKHCDRILVIKEGNIAEEGNHQTLMAKRGMYYHLYTKQLKREVTINKMEDAEEEEELTV
- a CDS encoding ABC transporter ATP-binding protein is translated as MQNFYKLFSILHKWKPFYLLAAILLIISTLFRMLEPKVLQITIDGVISWYQTGNSEVTDRFGKFIFNILPDFNPANITIILIYVALIYIAIALLRSSLMFISSAIAADSTEKAIKRLRDLLFAHLQKLPMSFHITATTGELIQRCTGDVDTVKRFIGTQVVDVVLLGTVFLMSFYMMFGMNPTYAIIAICLAPVIFIQSFVFFKRESKVWEEHEAEQDKLTSIVEENLGGIRVVKAFAREDAENEKFEKQNQAKLKIGLRHIQLHAIFWPLSDFVFHLQITISILAGGYFALNQIITIGELTAFYSYIVMVSWPMRNIGRVISQMSMSLVAIERLSSIMDSPEEDYKGIDSDKVKGQVEFRNVWFKYPGSEDFVLKNVSFKVNPGQKIALMGPTGAGKSTIIALLTRFYEPDKGEILLDGINLNLYNKQFLRNRIGVVLQKPFLFSTTIKRNIAYTNPDVEDEKLIEASRAASIHEMIHIFPQGYETMVGEKGVSLSGGQKQRVTLARTLLETPDIVVLDDATSAVDTETEYDIHQALTGYTGNKTLFIIAHRVTSVHHADHILVMQKGEVAQFGTPEELLNEDGFYRQIYQVQVAIENEILN